The Pecten maximus chromosome 10, xPecMax1.1, whole genome shotgun sequence region AGATTACACTGTATTATTATACTAGTGTACCGAGGGTATCATACAGCATTGAATATGatcttttttctttatatttttattgatcatATATGCAGTTGTAACAACATATGATACATATTTCCAAATCCACTAAGAAAAATATTATAGAtaattagaaaatgaaatacaaatatgaaTTATTAAGTGATGTACATCAATACGCCTTATATGATGTTTCAATAACTGTTTAATAAAGATTTATATTTCACCTTCTAATTAATTATTGCATTGAAAATATTCCATTTACTTTTGATTTGTCCGTCTTAACATTGTAGGTGTACATACCCATTTCCTCTATTCTTTTAcaataagataaatataatttacCCGTGGAAACTGAAGGAATAGTCTCCCTTCGCTTACAAAAGTAAATGAAAAACCTTGAGAGAATCAATAAACAGTGATTATAATTTAATTAGGTTGGTTATAATCTAGTTCCACTATTAAGATTTAGACACGTCTTACAATATATCTTGTTTCCTTAATTACAGtcgtaaacaaaatacaatggCAGAGGGAGGGGAACAAGACAACAGAACAGCCTCCCCTGAGAAGATCACCACCACTGTAAACGCCCGGTCGTTAGAATGTCCGATATGTCTCGACAAGTTACGTCACCCAAAGTCCTTGCCTTGCCTTCACTCTTTTTGCGAGGAATGTCTAGCAGCCTATATCTCCAAGGACACTGAGAATTCGTCTGTGAACACCTTTCCATGTCCGATCTGTAGGGCAGTCACGGTACCACTAGATCCCACAGCCGCCGTCCATCTCTGGGCCAAACAGTTCCCAACCAACAGTCTTCTCATGGAACTCTCAGATACACACAAGGAGGGACATTTGTGCCAGCCATGTAAACATAAAGGAGATTCCAAAACACCTGCTGAGTTTTGGTGTGATAGGATGAATTCATTTTTCTGTTCGAGTTGCAAAACATGTCACCATGATATCATTCATGTGGAATGCAACATTATCCACGTGTCAGAAATGACAAACCAGACAAAACATGGTTCCCCAAGATACCCAAGGTGTAAAAAACACGGGAAGAAGACTGACTTGTTCTGTGAGGACCACTCTTCACTTGCTTGCAGCAAATGTATAGCGATAGATCACAGGAGATGTGATGAAGTTCTTACCGCTGAAGACTTCTGCGAGAAATTAAACGACGGACCAAAGTTCCAGGAAATGAAAACGTCTTTGTCAGAAGAAATTCTAAAATTACAGACGTTGACAAAACATATCAAACACCACATGGATAAATTTTCCACGGATAGAGACCAAGTGCTCTCTGATCTGACAGATCTCCGTCAGAATATCATCGCGAAGTTTGATCAGTTAAAAGAGGCTTTAGTTAATGACTTAACCAAGGTCTACAAAGAACAGAAAACCAACATGGAGAAGCATACCCAGAGATGTGAAAGTATGTCAACGGCTATGACTGCTACCAGACAGCTGGCGGATACAGAATCTTTGTTAACAGATCCCCCGCATACTATCTCCATTCTCCTAAGAGGTACAGCCGAGGTGAAATCGTGCGAATCCTTTGTAAAAGACACAGAGGCATCTTGCAAACCTGTTCTCATCAGATACAAGACTCCGGGTATTGAAGATGTAAAATTCGACTTCGGAAAGATTAAATTTGAACAAGTCCCGCTTGGTCCAAGTCATAAAACAATGATGAAACCTTTATGTGAAAGACATGCTcagaaaattacaaatatagAAGTTAAATTTCCGTCCGACAACGCTACATGCAATTTTACCGGCATCTTACTTACTACAGACGGCCGTATCGTTGTGGCAGATCAACGGAACCGGAAGATAAAACTTGTTACTGACAAAGGCGTTCTCCTTGACGAAAGTTCTCTGTCTGAGGAACCATATGGTCTGTGCTGGGTAAATAATACCACAGTGGCCATTACAATGCCCTGGGCTAACATGATATCATTCTTGGACATCACATCTACGAAATTTTCTTTAAGCAGTCATCCAGTCGTTAACACCTCGAGGCCGTGTTACGGTATATCGTACCATGACGGTGAATTCACACTTACTTCTGGGGACAATAAACCTTTTGAGGTTTACAGTGTCACGGCGTCAGGGCAGGTGGACACGTTATATCATCCGAAGATGGCGCCACGATTCATTGTGTGTGATCCTATCAAACGTGATATCGTAGTGACCATGTCCACTGGTTCACCAGGAGATGTGGCTGTCTGCAGACTTTCAAA contains the following coding sequences:
- the LOC117336408 gene encoding uncharacterized protein LOC117336408; the protein is MAEGGEQDNRTASPEKITTTVNARSLECPICLDKLRHPKSLPCLHSFCEECLAAYISKDTENSSVNTFPCPICRAVTVPLDPTAAVHLWAKQFPTNSLLMELSDTHKEGHLCQPCKHKGDSKTPAEFWCDRMNSFFCSSCKTCHHDIIHVECNIIHVSEMTNQTKHGSPRYPRCKKHGKKTDLFCEDHSSLACSKCIAIDHRRCDEVLTAEDFCEKLNDGPKFQEMKTSLSEEILKLQTLTKHIKHHMDKFSTDRDQVLSDLTDLRQNIIAKFDQLKEALVNDLTKVYKEQKTNMEKHTQRCESMSTAMTATRQLADTESLLTDPPHTISILLRGTAEVKSCESFVKDTEASCKPVLIRYKTPGIEDVKFDFGKIKFEQVPLGPSHKTMMKPLCERHAQKITNIEVKFPSDNATCNFTGILLTTDGRIVVADQRNRKIKLVTDKGVLLDESSLSEEPYGLCWVNNTTVAITMPWANMISFLDITSTKFSLSSHPVVNTSRPCYGISYHDGEFTLTSGDNKPFEVYSVTASGQVDTLYHPKMAPRFIVCDPIKRDIVVTMSTGSPGDVAVCRLSKSKNETIAVRGILKAPRGVDLDSDGNVYVCGNGSRNVVQMSSDGSVVRELLTSSDGIEGLLSISVCADKFVLTRSCSSNFITLYQLV